Genomic segment of Gemmatimonadota bacterium:
ACCGTCGAGCGCGAGTGGCTCCGGGCGGGTTGATTCGTCGGTTCGAACCGGGTCGGCCGAGGCGAGTACTTCCAGGTAGGCGTCATAGTACTGCTGGATGTTCTCGACGTAATGTACCGGCTGTCCTCCCCGGCAGAATCCGTACCGGGCCCGGCTGTAATACTCGGGCCTGGAAAGGAGCAGCATGGCTTCTTCGACGTTTCCGAACCACCGGTTGCTGTCCCATCCCTTCTCCCTGGCCAGGCGGCGGGCGTCGAGGAGATGGCCGTATCCGACATTGTAGGACGCAAGCGCGAAGTGCACCCGCGTTTCCATCGGCAGTTTCGGGTCGAACCGGCCCAGGAGATGGTCCATGTACTTCACACCGGCATGGATGCCTACTTCCGGGTCATGCAGCTCGGTGAATCCCATCTGCTCTCCCGTGGCCGGCATCACCTGCATGAGTCCCTGGGCGCCTACCCAGCTCACGGCGTCCGGATCGAACCTGGATTCCTGGTACATCTGCGCGGTAACAAGGCGCCAGTCCTGGCCGTAATGGCCGGCGTACTTCTTTACGTGGTCGTCGAATGGCGACAACTGTCCGCTCAGGTCGACCCGCAGCGAGTCCTTGGCCTTGGCGATGGTACGTATGTTCTCGAAGTACTTCTTTCGCATCAGGTTGAAGAACAGTCCCCGCTTCTCCTGGCGGATGTACTGGTCGAGGGCTGCGAGAAGCGCGGAATTTTCCTTGCGCACGGCCCATCCCAAAGACGCGGGCCCGATGCTGAACGCGGCCTTCAGGTCGTGTCCGTACGCCTGTTCCACTTCCAGCAGATTCGAGTCTGCCAGGGTCACGTCGTAAGTGCCGTCCTCGACACCGAACAAGATTTCCTCCGTCTCGACGTCGCCCGGCAGCTCGACGATCTCCAGGCCTTCCACGGAATCGGCAGCAGCGCGAAGCGGTGCGAGAAACGATGAACTGCCGCGGACGTGCACCGCTCGTCCGGCGAGATCCCCGAAGCCTGTGATGCCCTCTTCATCGGAGCGCACGACCACCACTTCATCCACGTCGTTATACGGCGTCGTGAATGCGGCCGCGGCCACCCGTTCTTCATTGATCGTCATGGCCGCGGCGACGACGTCACCCTTACCCTCGTTCAGGTAGTCGAGCAGTTTGGCGTGGTCATCCGGTATGACGATTTCCAGCCGCAGGTCGTTCCGCCTGGCGAATTCTTTCAGGAGTTCATATTCGTAGCCGACCTGCATGCCGCGGTGGATGAAGTAGGTAAGCGCGTTGTTTCGCGTGATCATGCGCAGGCGGCCGCGTTTCTTCAATCCGTCCAGGTCATCGGTGTACACGCGCTCGCGCGTGGGCGATATCTGCCTGGCAAGCAGGATCTCGTCGACTTTCTCCTTAAGCTCATCGTCTCCCGGCCGCATCAGCAGGACGACCTCACGGTTTACCGAAAGCGCAAGCGGCGCGGCCAGCTCGTCGTACGCGGTCGCCACGGCGTACCACAGGTTGTTGTCGCAGACCGTCGCCTCGTACTCGCCGCGGGCGACCCCGTCGATGATGCTTTCCGTCAGCAGGGTTTCAGGTACGGTGTTAATACGCAGACCGGGCACCTGCTTCTGCAATTCCAGCAGCGTCTGGTAGTACGAACTGGACGCTCGAACGCTTATCGCCATGCCGTTCAGATCACCGAGACTGTCCGGGACGCTTTCGCCGGCGGGGACAATCAGGTATTCATCTACAAAGTGATAGGGTACGGAAAAGGCCGCTTTCTCCATCCGTTCCGGCGTATCGGTGAGATTCGCGGCGATGAGGTCTCCTTCGCCCAGCAGGAGCTTGTCGACCATGGACTGGTGGTCCTCGACGGTGACGAGCCGTAAATCCAGTTTCAGCGATTCGGCTATGTCCCGCGCGATGTCATGGTCGAGCTCGACCGGTTCCGCGTTACGGGGCAAATGGTCGACAGCGTCCGGCCGGACGATGACGCGGACGACGCCGCGCGATTGAAGCTCCGGGAGATCGCCCGTGTACCTGGGCGGTTCCGGAATTCCGGAGCCGTCGCAAAGCACGGCGGTCAGGCCGATGAATACGGCCGTTAAAAACAGGACTATGGCGCGCGTCGACACACCCTTCCTCCTTCTTGATGTTCCCCGTTCCCGGCATCCCTGCCAGGGGACCTCAACTTGACAGTCCACGGGCCATACGTTAAGATAACAGCCCTTGAAATATATGCATCGGCGCCGGCGATGCGACAAAAAAATGCCGGAAGTACCGGCCCCGGCGGGAAGGAAGGGACTATGGATACCGTCGTCAACCTCCTTGAACAATCGTGGCAGTGGTCAGGCCAGGAACTCGCCATCACCTTCGCGATTCTCCTGGGAACCTTTGTCGTGAAATGGGTGTTCAAGCACCTGATGACCCGCGTCGCCAAACGGCTGGCGCGCGTTACCTCGACCCAACTCGACGACATGCTGATCATGGCGGTGGAGAAACCCCTCGAATGGGTGATCGTCGTGCTGGGTCTCTACCTCGCCATCTATACGCTGCGTCCGCCCGAGATGGTCATGGGGGTGCTGCGGGCCGGATTCTGGGTGCCCTTTTCCCTTCTGACGGCCTGGATGATCTTCCGATGCGTCAACGTCTTTACGTCGATGCTAAAGGAGTGGGCGCTCAAGACCGATACGGCCCTGGACGACCACCTCGTGCCCCTTGTCGAACGGGCGTTGCAGATTATGGTGTGGATCCTCGCCGCACTCATGATCCTGCAGAACCTGGGCTACTCGGTGTCCGGCCTGCTGGCCGGCCTGGGGATCGGCGGACTGGCCGTGGCCCTCGCCGCCCAGAAGACCCTGGCCGACGTCTTCGGGTCCATCATGCTGCTGGTCGACCGGCCCTTCGTGGCGGGAGACTGGATTGTTTCGCCGGACCGGGAAATCGAAGGCGTGGTGGAAAGCATTGGATTCCGCAGTACCCGGATACGGACCTTCGAACAGACCCTTGTCGCCATCCCCAACAACCGACTGGCTGAATTCGTGATCGACAATATCTCGTCCCGTCCGTACCGCCGGGTCTGGATCACGGTGGGACTCACCTACGATACGCCGTCCGACGCGATGAGAGAGGCGGTTTCAAGGATTGA
This window contains:
- a CDS encoding mechanosensitive ion channel family protein — translated: MRQKNAGSTGPGGKEGTMDTVVNLLEQSWQWSGQELAITFAILLGTFVVKWVFKHLMTRVAKRLARVTSTQLDDMLIMAVEKPLEWVIVVLGLYLAIYTLRPPEMVMGVLRAGFWVPFSLLTAWMIFRCVNVFTSMLKEWALKTDTALDDHLVPLVERALQIMVWILAALMILQNLGYSVSGLLAGLGIGGLAVALAAQKTLADVFGSIMLLVDRPFVAGDWIVSPDREIEGVVESIGFRSTRIRTFEQTLVAIPNNRLAEFVIDNISSRPYRRVWITVGLTYDTPSDAMREAVSRIEKLLRNHPEVSQESTMLVRFNEISENSLDIMVYYFTATTVWEDYLRIREDVNLKIMEIVESLGLEMAFPTRTIHLSPDSEDLKAGD
- a CDS encoding transporter substrate-binding domain-containing protein, whose amino-acid sequence is MSTRAIVLFLTAVFIGLTAVLCDGSGIPEPPRYTGDLPELQSRGVVRVIVRPDAVDHLPRNAEPVELDHDIARDIAESLKLDLRLVTVEDHQSMVDKLLLGEGDLIAANLTDTPERMEKAAFSVPYHFVDEYLIVPAGESVPDSLGDLNGMAISVRASSSYYQTLLELQKQVPGLRINTVPETLLTESIIDGVARGEYEATVCDNNLWYAVATAYDELAAPLALSVNREVVLLMRPGDDELKEKVDEILLARQISPTRERVYTDDLDGLKKRGRLRMITRNNALTYFIHRGMQVGYEYELLKEFARRNDLRLEIVIPDDHAKLLDYLNEGKGDVVAAAMTINEERVAAAAFTTPYNDVDEVVVVRSDEEGITGFGDLAGRAVHVRGSSSFLAPLRAAADSVEGLEIVELPGDVETEEILFGVEDGTYDVTLADSNLLEVEQAYGHDLKAAFSIGPASLGWAVRKENSALLAALDQYIRQEKRGLFFNLMRKKYFENIRTIAKAKDSLRVDLSGQLSPFDDHVKKYAGHYGQDWRLVTAQMYQESRFDPDAVSWVGAQGLMQVMPATGEQMGFTELHDPEVGIHAGVKYMDHLLGRFDPKLPMETRVHFALASYNVGYGHLLDARRLAREKGWDSNRWFGNVEEAMLLLSRPEYYSRARYGFCRGGQPVHYVENIQQYYDAYLEVLASADPVRTDESTRPEPLALDGPLRPVRPDRPAQHDTTTELAIPE